Genomic DNA from Niallia circulans:
ATCAGCAATCAGGTGTTACGGCATTTTATGATCCGAACTCTAATCAAATTTCTTTTACTGCAAAAAATACTGGGGATGTTACAGGAGGACCTGAAATCTCACTTAGTACTGATGGCACTTTATTAGATGTCCTTAAGTTGGGTACAAGCAATACTGATACTACACAAGGCGTTAATACTGAAGGAACTAATGCTGAATTTGTATACAATGGTGTCGCGACAACAAGATCATCCAACACCTTCCGCATCAACGGTGTTGAACTAACACTTAAACAAGTCACAGAATCAGGCAAACCTGTAACGTTCTCATCAACGGCTGATGTTGATTCCATCTACGATTCGGTTAAAAGCTTTGTAGACAAATATAATGAAATAATTGAAAAAATCAGCGATAAAATGAGTGAAACAAAGTACAGAGATTATGCTCCATTGACTACTGCACAAAAGGAAGAGATGTCAGAGGATGAGATTGAAAAGTGGGATGCGAAGGCAAAGAGTGGAACACTAAAGAATGACCAAATCCTTTCCAGCGTTTTAACTAAAATGCGTTCAAGTCTTGGCTCTATTGTGAACACAGGAGGAGCATTCAAAAGACTTTCTGATATTGGAATTTCCACTACTAACAATTATTTAGAAGGCGGTAAGCTGGAAATCGATGAAGACAAGCTAAAGGAAGCAATCACCGCTGACCCAAATAGTGTTTATAAGCTATTCCAAAACAGCAGTGCAAAAACTTCTTCTGAAAATGGCTTGGCACAAATGGTTAGAGCAAACTTGAAAACTGCCATGAATGATATTAAAACAAAGGCAGGTTCATCTTCAAGTGTTAATAATACATTTACATTAGGTAAATTATTGAATCAATATAGTACAAGAATAACTGATTTTGAAGATAGATTAAAGAATATTGAAGACAGATACTGGTCAAGATTTACGGCAATGGAGACAGCTATCAATAACGCAAATAGTCAATCTGCATACTTAACAAGTATGATGAGCTCATAAAAAAGGAGTAAAATAAATGGCAACTACTAATCCGTATCAATCATATAAACAGAATTCAGTAAATACTGCTTCACCTGGTGAATTAACACTTATGCTTTATAATGGCTGCCTGAAGTTTATCGGTTTAGCCAAAAATGCTATTCAAAATAATGATATTGCGACGAGAAATGTAAATATTCAAAAGGCACAAAAAATCATAAATGAATTAATGGTTACATTAAATATGGATTTTCCTATTTCTAAAAATTTCATGTCTTTATATGATTTTATGAACCGTCAGCTTATCAAGGCTAATATTGTTAATGACATTAAAATTCTAGAAGATGTTGAGTTCTTATTAACGGAATTCAGGGATACATGGAAAGAAGCAATTCAGATTAACCGTCAAAAACAATATGCGGCAGGCGGACAAGTTTAATGGAAGCAATTAAACAATGCTATGCAATCACTGGGGAGCTTATCGGCTATTTAAAGAGCGATGGGGAAAAGGAATCGGACAAGATTAGCCGCCTGCTTGACCAAAGAAAAGCAGCACTGACATTGTTGACAAAGCCTTCTACCGAAAACGAAAAAAAGCTCGGGGTTGCACTTCTTCAGCAGGATAAGGAGTTATTAGAGCTTCTTCATGCTGAAAAGAGAAGTATCCAACAGGATATAAGAGAGTTAAAGCTTAAGAAGAATTCCAATCAAAAATATGTGAATCCGTACCAGTCTTTACAGACAGACGGCATATACTATGATAAGAGAAAATAACAGGTGAAACCCATTTGCTAAGGCAAATGGGTGTTTTTTTATATTCAAAACAAAATGAAAAAAAACTGACTCAAATAGGTTGCAAACAACAACCTTTTTGAGTCAGTTTATTATGCTTGTTTAAATTACTCTTGAAAGTTCATGGTGCTTCTTATCATTAACGACATCTTCACCGATTAGAGCAATGGCGTCGTAGGGCGTTTTTGATTTTAAGACTGAATAAGCGTCTATCTTCACATTAGATGCAACAACAGCTCTTTCGATAACTGCGTTTTCTCCGACAACGGCTCCTGGAAGAAGGACGGAATCCTTAATAACGGCGCCTTTTCCGATTGTTACGTCTTGGAAAATAACAGAGTTTTCCACTGTTCCGTAAATCTCGCAAGCCTCACTGACTAAGGAATGCTTAACAGATGAAGCATCGTCAAGATATACTGGTGGATGGGACTGTTCTACTGTGTAGACATTCCAATCCTTGTCTTTTAAGAATATGTTGGATTCTTTTTCAAGTAGATCCATATTAGCTTCCCAGAAGCTGTCGATTGTACCGACATCTTTCCAGTAGCCTTTGAATTTATATGCGTGGAGTTTAAGGTTGTCATGCAGCATTGCGGGGATAATGTCTTTCCCAAAATCCTTGCAGCTGTCTTGATTGTTTTCTTCTTTTTCTAGGTATGCTTTGAGGGTTTTCCATTTGAAGATGTATACACCCATTGAAGCAAGGTTTGATTTTGGATCTTCTGGCTTTTCCTCGAATTCACTGATACGGTTGCTGGTAGTTTCTGTATTCATAATACCGAAACGGCTTGCTTCTTCCCACGCTACCTCTGTAACAGAAATTGTTGCATCAGCACCTGTCTCGATATGCTGCTTAAGCATAAGGTCATAATCCATTTTA
This window encodes:
- a CDS encoding glucose-1-phosphate adenylyltransferase; translation: MKKQCIAMLLAGGRGTRLKKLTDHLAKPAVPFGGKYRIVDFTLSNCRNSGIDTVGVLTQYQPHVLQNYIGDGKEWDLNRRDGGLSILPPYQCDTEERWYEGTAHAIYQNTPFIEQYDPENVLIISGDHIYKMDYDLMLKQHIETGADATISVTEVAWEEASRFGIMNTETTSNRISEFEEKPEDPKSNLASMGVYIFKWKTLKAYLEKEENNQDSCKDFGKDIIPAMLHDNLKLHAYKFKGYWKDVGTIDSFWEANMDLLEKESNIFLKDKDWNVYTVEQSHPPVYLDDASSVKHSLVSEACEIYGTVENSVIFQDVTIGKGAVIKDSVLLPGAVVGENAVIERAVVASNVKIDAYSVLKSKTPYDAIALIGEDVVNDKKHHELSRVI
- a CDS encoding flagellar protein FliT, with protein sequence MEAIKQCYAITGELIGYLKSDGEKESDKISRLLDQRKAALTLLTKPSTENEKKLGVALLQQDKELLELLHAEKRSIQQDIRELKLKKNSNQKYVNPYQSLQTDGIYYDKRK
- the fliS gene encoding flagellar export chaperone FliS, whose protein sequence is MATTNPYQSYKQNSVNTASPGELTLMLYNGCLKFIGLAKNAIQNNDIATRNVNIQKAQKIINELMVTLNMDFPISKNFMSLYDFMNRQLIKANIVNDIKILEDVEFLLTEFRDTWKEAIQINRQKQYAAGGQV
- a CDS encoding flagellar hook-associated protein 2, which gives rise to MVIRIGGLASGMDIDTLVEQLMTAERVPLDKLNQKKTYTEWQRDDYREMNTLLLSLDTLMSEGVTKQSTFIKKTINSSNSDALSVKNMTSTVDFSGSIQIDKLATAASMRSGTTADGKTGITNYSTTGTLSSYNITGSKITVAAIDSNGAMSSKDITFDPQTDTMDSLISKINQQSGVTAFYDPNSNQISFTAKNTGDVTGGPEISLSTDGTLLDVLKLGTSNTDTTQGVNTEGTNAEFVYNGVATTRSSNTFRINGVELTLKQVTESGKPVTFSSTADVDSIYDSVKSFVDKYNEIIEKISDKMSETKYRDYAPLTTAQKEEMSEDEIEKWDAKAKSGTLKNDQILSSVLTKMRSSLGSIVNTGGAFKRLSDIGISTTNNYLEGGKLEIDEDKLKEAITADPNSVYKLFQNSSAKTSSENGLAQMVRANLKTAMNDIKTKAGSSSSVNNTFTLGKLLNQYSTRITDFEDRLKNIEDRYWSRFTAMETAINNANSQSAYLTSMMSS